A single region of the Candidatus Parcubacteria bacterium genome encodes:
- a CDS encoding AAA family ATPase → MTQAEALDILKMGKNVFLTGAAGSGKTHVLREFIQWLKENNIGTAITASTGIAGTHLGGTTIHAWSGLGIRDKLSEQDIDDLEAFQYLWKRYEGTQVLIIDEISMLHHFRLDLLDRLARAFKRNGNEPFGGMQIVVCGDFFQLPPITRPGEPEALFAYSSRAWKELEPKVCYLEEQHRQSDDVLLSILNAIRSGEIEEDTLSALQDCYQREITLEVEPTRLSTHNENVDTINETELKKIKGSERRYVMNSRGKQGLVDSLKKSCLAPDVLVLKEGARVMFVKNNYEKGYVNGTLGIVESFDDFGMPRIKTAQGKVIEGGVESWKIEEDGKVKAEISQLPLRLAWAITIHKSQGMSLDAAEIDLSRSFAPGMGYVALSRVRSLAGLKLLGFNHRALQIHPEVIEKDADFKRVSKRAVNMLDDMGPDEIRAAQDGYVARFSKGKRDESEEGEDIPTHHKTRELISQKLNLEEIAQIRGLTQGTVLSHIEKLQEEGEKVDIDYLKPNELTPKKLKIIRKAFLESKEKNGDLRLAPVKFALEREGEEYSYDELRLYRLFAKLD, encoded by the coding sequence ATGACCCAAGCGGAAGCTCTCGACATCCTGAAGATGGGTAAGAACGTGTTCCTCACCGGCGCAGCCGGGAGCGGCAAGACACATGTCCTGCGGGAGTTCATACAGTGGTTGAAGGAGAACAATATCGGTACCGCCATCACCGCCTCTACGGGAATCGCCGGCACCCACCTAGGGGGCACTACTATTCACGCCTGGAGCGGGCTCGGCATCCGGGACAAGCTCTCCGAGCAGGACATAGACGACCTAGAAGCATTTCAATACCTCTGGAAGCGCTATGAAGGCACCCAGGTGCTCATCATTGATGAGATCTCGATGCTGCATCATTTCCGCCTCGATCTTCTGGATCGGCTCGCCAGAGCGTTCAAGAGGAACGGCAATGAGCCCTTCGGCGGGATGCAGATAGTGGTCTGCGGAGACTTCTTCCAGCTTCCTCCCATCACACGCCCCGGAGAGCCAGAGGCACTCTTTGCCTACTCCTCCAGGGCGTGGAAAGAACTCGAGCCTAAAGTTTGCTATCTCGAAGAGCAGCACCGTCAGAGCGATGATGTGCTCCTCTCCATTCTGAATGCGATAAGAAGCGGGGAGATAGAAGAAGATACACTCTCGGCTCTCCAGGACTGCTATCAGCGGGAGATCACGCTTGAAGTGGAGCCGACGAGGCTTTCGACGCATAACGAGAACGTAGACACCATCAATGAGACGGAACTGAAGAAGATAAAGGGAAGCGAGCGTAGATACGTGATGAACTCCCGCGGCAAGCAGGGCCTAGTGGATTCCCTCAAGAAGAGCTGCCTTGCACCCGATGTGCTGGTGCTGAAGGAGGGCGCACGAGTGATGTTCGTAAAGAATAACTACGAGAAGGGCTACGTGAATGGAACGCTCGGTATCGTAGAGAGCTTTGATGATTTTGGCATGCCGCGGATAAAGACCGCTCAGGGGAAAGTGATCGAAGGGGGCGTAGAGAGTTGGAAAATTGAAGAGGATGGCAAGGTAAAAGCTGAGATATCGCAACTCCCTCTGCGCCTCGCCTGGGCCATCACCATCCACAAGAGCCAGGGCATGAGCTTGGACGCTGCTGAGATAGATCTCTCCCGCTCCTTTGCACCGGGCATGGGCTATGTAGCGCTCTCTCGCGTGCGCTCTCTCGCTGGGCTCAAGCTTTTGGGCTTCAACCATCGCGCGCTCCAGATCCATCCGGAAGTGATCGAGAAAGACGCGGATTTCAAACGCGTCTCCAAGCGTGCAGTGAATATGCTGGACGATATGGGGCCGGATGAGATACGTGCGGCTCAAGACGGCTATGTCGCGCGCTTCAGCAAAGGGAAGCGGGATGAGAGCGAAGAAGGAGAAGATATCCCGACCCACCACAAGACCCGAGAGCTCATCAGTCAGAAATTGAATCTGGAGGAGATAGCTCAGATTAGAGGCCTCACTCAGGGGACCGTGCTCTCTCATATCGAAAAGCTACAGGAGGAAGGGGAGAAGGTGGATATCGACTACCTCAAACCGAATGAGCTGACTCCTAAGAAGCTGAAGATCATTCGCAAAGCATTCCTCGAATCAAAGGAAAAGAATGGTGACTTACGCCTAGCACCGGTGAAGTTCGCCCTAGAGAGGGAAGGTGAGGAGTATTCCTACGATGAGCTCCGCCTGTATCGTC
- the lexA gene encoding transcriptional repressor LexA, producing MKLPLTPKQNRVLELIKVHLAMHKESPTVGELCAALAFRSQRTVSQYLESLERKGYILRRKNAHRNIEIRQENERRVLTVSIPVIASVGCDDLSVFAQESYDEYLEVDKEIVDKEDGNIVGVRVVGDSMEEAGIHPGDYLLIRFSDHVENGDRVAAIVDDMITVKRLERKDGMTILWPESKNPKYKPMVLSGNFKIIGKVLCIISDPMAEVTDVVPVAEWS from the coding sequence ATGAAATTACCTCTTACTCCTAAGCAGAACCGAGTCCTAGAGCTCATCAAAGTGCATCTCGCCATGCACAAAGAGTCTCCTACGGTGGGCGAGCTCTGTGCAGCCCTCGCATTCCGCTCCCAGCGTACCGTCTCTCAATATCTGGAATCTCTGGAGCGAAAAGGCTATATCCTCCGCCGTAAGAACGCTCATAGGAATATCGAGATCCGACAGGAAAATGAAAGACGTGTCCTTACCGTGAGTATCCCAGTCATCGCCTCCGTAGGTTGTGACGATCTCTCAGTCTTTGCCCAAGAGAGCTATGACGAATACCTGGAGGTGGATAAGGAGATCGTAGACAAGGAGGACGGCAACATCGTGGGCGTGCGCGTGGTAGGTGACTCCATGGAAGAAGCGGGTATTCATCCTGGTGACTACCTCCTCATCCGCTTCAGCGATCACGTGGAGAATGGGGACCGAGTGGCTGCCATAGTGGACGACATGATCACGGTGAAGCGCCTGGAGCGTAAAGACGGCATGACCATTCTCTGGCCGGAGTCCAAAAATCCCAAGTACAAGCCTATGGTGCTCTCGGGTAATTTCAAGATAATCGGCAAGGTGCTTTGCATAATCTCTGATCCGATGGCTGAGGTGACCGATGTGGTTCCTGTTGCTGAATGGAGCTAG
- a CDS encoding alpha-ketoglutarate-dependent dioxygenase AlkB — MTRPGNQNKLFDTGLQLPTGLVYRPDFITPEEELEILSYIEDLPLEEAQYKEYTAKRRHFSLGWGYDFDNKKFIPGPPLPPFLRPVQIRIGKWLDIDPKRIVEALINEYSPGSALGWHRDNEGFEHVIGLSLSGWARMRFRPIKRREEKKDLKDVVALELEPRSVYVMQKDIRWNWQHSVAKTKTMRYSITFRTLP, encoded by the coding sequence ATGACACGACCTGGAAACCAGAACAAGCTCTTTGATACGGGACTCCAGCTCCCTACGGGCCTGGTGTATAGGCCTGATTTCATTACCCCAGAAGAAGAACTGGAAATCCTCTCTTACATTGAAGACCTGCCGCTCGAAGAGGCGCAATACAAGGAATACACCGCCAAGCGACGACACTTCTCCCTCGGCTGGGGCTATGATTTCGATAATAAGAAATTCATTCCCGGCCCTCCCCTTCCGCCCTTTCTCCGTCCTGTGCAGATTCGTATCGGCAAATGGCTCGATATAGATCCAAAGAGGATCGTAGAAGCCCTCATTAACGAATACTCTCCTGGCTCTGCCCTCGGCTGGCATCGAGACAACGAAGGCTTTGAGCATGTCATCGGTCTCTCGCTTTCAGGCTGGGCACGCATGCGCTTCCGTCCCATCAAACGCCGTGAGGAAAAGAAAGATCTGAAGGATGTGGTAGCTCTGGAGCTAGAGCCACGCTCCGTCTACGTGATGCAAAAAGATATCCGCTGGAACTGGCAGCATTCTGTGGCCAAGACTAAAACGATGCGGTATTCGATTACTTTTCGGACGCTACCCTAA
- a CDS encoding DUF4145 domain-containing protein: MKNQELRNHIQGSVLKKQFLEAFLLQSAYLEAVVKMIVDFQVFRITKQNTNSELDKIAQEIRDTFTQKSLYSLIDFLFESGVLNEDLKKNLHAYRVIRNKILHDLVTQIFSQKFELEIEEACKLGNKILSDTRFTEMIEAIDTIEEGILKRSLQKIDLASKETPVNEGEKHE, encoded by the coding sequence ATGAAAAATCAAGAATTAAGGAATCATATCCAAGGTTCTGTTTTGAAAAAACAATTTCTTGAAGCTTTTTTATTGCAAAGTGCGTACCTGGAGGCAGTAGTTAAAATGATTGTTGATTTTCAGGTTTTTAGAATCACCAAACAAAATACCAACTCTGAGCTTGATAAGATTGCTCAAGAAATACGTGACACTTTCACTCAAAAAAGTTTATACAGTCTGATTGATTTTCTCTTTGAGAGTGGTGTTTTGAATGAGGATTTAAAGAAAAATTTACACGCATATCGCGTAATTAGAAATAAAATACTGCACGATTTGGTAACTCAGATTTTTTCTCAAAAATTTGAGTTAGAAATCGAAGAAGCTTGTAAATTAGGTAATAAGATTTTATCTGATACGCGTTTTACCGAAATGATTGAAGCAATTGATACTATCGAAGAAGGCATTCTAAAAAGATCTTTACAAAAAATCGACTTGGCTTCGAAAGAAACTCCAGTTAATGAAGGTGAAAAACACGAATAA